Part of the Streptomyces sp. RFCAC02 genome is shown below.
CCCCGGCGCCGAGCCCCGTCGCGTACGTCGCGCACCCGCACACGGCCGCAGACCCGCTGGGTCTCGACCCGGAGTACTTCGACGCCTTCTCCGGCGACTTCCAGTCCGCCGATCACTTCGGCCCGCTCCCTGGGCGTTCGGACGGTGAGACCGTGTTCAGCGGCCACGGCGGGATCGGCCGTCACGACGACCTGACGTTCGAGGTTCCCGAAGGCACCGACATCGCCGTGTACTGCGACCACGGCGAGGGCATCTCCACCGAACTCGGCAACGACATAGAGCTCGGCTCGGCCACGCCGAGCGACACCTACCGGGCCGGGCAGATGATGCCCGACTACGTCCTCGAACCGCCGCGCGGCCTGTTCGTCATGGGCGACGCCCGCACCGTCACCGAACCGACCCGTCTCAGCGAACTGCTCCAGCCCAACATGGGCCGCGTCCACTGGGCGGCCTGCCGCACCGTGGCCGACGAATGACCCGCGGCGCCTACAGCTGTTCCTCGGCGAGGCGCCGCGCGGCGCGTTCCAGCAGCGGCCCCGCCTCGGCCATGCAGCGCTCGGGGTCCGGTTCCAGCGCGGTCAGCGGGTACGCTGCCGCGATGCCTGTGCCGCGCAGCGCGTCCCCGTCGATCGCGAGCCGCCCGCACACCGCCACGACCGGCTTCCCGGCCGCCCGCGCCGCCGCCGCGACGCCGGCCGGGGCCTTCCCGTGCAGCGTCTGCGTGTCGAGGGACCCCTCGCCGGTGACGACCAGGTCGGCGCCGGCGAGCGCCGCCTCGAAGCCCAGCACGTCGAGCAGCACCTCGATGCCCGGCCGGAAGGCGGCACCGAGACCCACCAGCGCCCCGTACCCGATGCCCCCGGCGGCGCCCGCGCCCGGCGCCCGCGCGAGGTCGGCGGCGCGCGCCCCCTCCGTGCGCTCCAGGATGCGCGCGAGGGTGCCGAGCGCCGCGTCGAGGGCGGCCACGTCGTCCGCCCCGGCGCCCTTCTGCGGGCCGTAGACGGCGGCCGCGCCCGTGGGGCCGGTCAGCGGGTTGTCCACGTCGCTGGCGAGGACGACGGCGGTGTCCTTCAGCCGCGCGTCGAGGCCGGACAGGTCGGCGGTGGCCAGGTCCCGCAGGGCGCCGCCGCCGTGCGGGAGCGGGTCGCCGTCGGCGTCGAGGAACCGCGCGCCGAGCGCGGTCAGCATGCCGGCGCCGCCGTCGGTCGTCGCCGAGCCGCCGACACCGAGCACGATGGTGCGGGCACCGGCGTCCAGGGCCGCCGTGATCAGCTCGCCGGTGCCGAACGTCGTCGCCGTGAGCGGGGCGAACGTGCCGGGCGGCAGCAGCACGAGGCCCGACGCCTGCGCCATCTCCACGACCGCCACGTCGCCGCGCAGCGCGAACACCGCGCGGACGGGGGCACCCAGCGGGTCGGTGACCTCGGCCTCGTGCGGCTCGAAACCGGCCGCGACCGCCGCGTCCACCGTGCCGTCGCCGCCGTCCGCGACGGGGAGGGCGGTGATCCGGGCGCCGGGCCGCGCCGCCAGGATGCCGGCGGCCGTGTGCTCGGCGACCTCGGCCGCCGTCAGCGAGCCCTTGAACTTGTCGGCCGCGATCAGTACCCGCGGGGCAGCGGTCGCCCCGTCCGTCAGCCTGTCCGTCATCGTCGCCCCTGTGGTGGTCGTTCCGGGTGGCCGCCGCCGGGAGGCCGCGCGCCGGTGGCGACCTTATCCGGCGACCCACGGCGGGCGGCAGGACGGGCCGGGGCTCAGCCCCGGCGGGTGCTCAGGCCGAGGCGCCGCCACACGGCCTTCGCCGCGTTGTGCCCGGACATGCCGTGCACGCCGGGGCCCGGCCAGGCCGCCGACGAGCAGATGAAGACGGCCGGGTGCGGCGTCGCGTACGGGTTGAACGCGACGCGGGGCCGGAACATCGTCTGCAGCCCCCGGAACGCGCCGGTCGCGATGTCGCCGCCGACGTAGTTCGCGTTCCGCCGGGCCAGGTCCGCCGGGCCGGCCACCGCGCGCGCCAGCACGAGGTCACGGAAGCCGGGCGCGAACCGCTCCAATTGCCGTTCCACCGCGTCCGTGAGGTCGCCCTCCCAGCCGTTCGGCACGTGCCCGTAGACCCAGAACACGTGCTTGCCCTCCGGCGCGCGCCCCGGATCGACCAGCGTCGGCTGCGTCGTGATCAGGAACGGCCGCACCGGGGCACGGTCGGTCGTGGCGGCGGCCTTGAGGGCGACCGCGATCTCCCGGCTCGACGCGCCCACGTGCACCGTCGTGGCGCGCCGCGCCTCGGGCGCCGTCCAGGGCACGGGGCCGTCGAGCGCGTAGTCGATCTTGAAGACGGAGGCGCCGTACCGGTACCCGGCGTACGCGCCGCCCAGGCCCGCGATCCGCGCCAGCGCCGTCGGCGAGGTGTCGAAGACGTACGCGCGCGCGGGCGGCAGCTCGTCGAGACGCCGCACCTCGAACCCCGTGTGCACCGTCCCGCCGAGGTCGGCGAGGTAGGCGGCGAGCGCGTCCGAGATGGACTGCGACCCGCCGCGGGCCACCGGCCACCCGCGCGCGTGCGCCGCCAGCGCGAACACCAGCGCCATGCCGGCCGTCATCGGGGTCCCCACCGGCGCGATGGCGTGCCCGCCGAGACCGGCGAACAGCGCGCGCGCCCGGTCGTCCCTGAACCGCCGCATCAGCCCGGCCACCGGCTGGACGCCGACGAGCCCGAGGCGCGCCAGCGTCAGCGGGTCGCGCGGCACGCCGTCCCACGGCACCTTGAGGAAGTCCCCGGCGAGGGTGTCCCACCGGCCCTCGAACGGCGCGACGAGCCGCCGGTACGTGCCCGCGTCGCGCGGCCCGAGCGACGCGGCGGTCTCGGCGGCCGACCGCGCCAGCACCACGGCCGTGCCGTCGTCCATCGGCTGCGCCATCGCCAGCTCGCCGTGCAGCCAGGTCAGCCCGTACCGCTCCAGCGGCATCGCCGCGAACGCGGGCGACCCGGCGCCCATCGGGTGCGCGGCGGAGCACGGGTCGTGCCGGAAGCCGGGCAGCGTCAGCTCCTCGGTGCGCGCGCCGCCGCCGACCGTCTCCATGGCCTCGAAGACCTCGACGGACATGCCGCGGCGGGCCAGTTCGACAGCCGCGGTCAGCCCGTTCGGGCCGGCTCCCACCACCACCGCGTCACGCATGGACGGCACCCCAACGCTCCCCTCACCGCGAACAAGGACCACCGAGGATACGCCCGCGAGGTGACGGGCGGACGCCGCGTCAGGCGCCCGGTGCGAGAGTCTCCCGCGCGGAGCGCAGGAAGTCGGCGACGAGCGGGTTCCGGTCACCGGCGCGGGTGGCGACGACGACCTGGCAGGGCTCGATCCCCTCGATCGGCACGGTCGTGAGGTCGTCCCGGAGCGTCAGGCGCCGGTCGCCCGCGGGCACGACGGCGATCGCCCGTCCGTCGGCGACGACCTCCAGTTTGTCCTCGAACGTGTCCACGAGCAGGGGGCCGAGCGGGGCACGGCCGCCGTCCGGCCGGGGTTCGAGCCGCCAGAACCCGTTCCACACGGCGGCCATCCCGGCGCAGGCCACGAGGGGAGCGTCACCGAAGTCGCCCGGCGTGACCGACTCCCGGCCCGCCAGGGGGTGGTCGGCCGGTACGAGGAGCACCCTGGGCTCGTCGTACAGGACGGTCGTCTCCAGCCCGTCGTCCGGGATGGGGAGCGGCGTGCGGATGAGGAGGACGTCGACCCGGCGGTCGGGCAGGGCGCCGGCCTCGTCCCAGTCGAGGTGGCGGGTGCGGACGTGGGCTCCGGGGTGACGGCGGCGCAGGTCCCGCACGGCGGGGCTGACCACCAGGTCCTCGACGTACCCGACGGTGATGGCGCGGGACGGCGCGGCGGCGCGGGCGGCGAGCGCGGCCTGACGGGCGGTGCCGAGGAGTGCCTGCGCCTGCGGGAGGAACGCCGCGCCGGCCGGCGTGAGGCGGCTGCCCTGGGGCGTCCGGTCGAGGAGGCGCACGCCGAGCACGTCCTCCAGGCGCTGGATCTGGCGGCTCAGGGACGGCTGGGCGAGGTGCAGCGCGGCGGCGGCGCGGCCGAAGTTGAGGTGTTCGGCGACGACCGTGAAGTACCGGACCAGCCGCAGGTCGAGGTCCACGGCCGCGTCGGCCATCGGGGGGTGCGGGGCGGAGACGGACACGACTCCAGCGTAACCGTCATGCGCGAACGGTATGGCGGGGTGCGAAACAGGTCTTGGACACCTTTTCCGTACTGGAGTTGACTCGGAGATGTCGCCACGCACGGTGACCCGCCGGGCCGCACCGGCGGTCGTTCCCGAGGGACGGAGAGGGTTCCGACATGAGTGCCTACGAGGGCAAGAACATAGTGATCACGGGCGGGAGCAGCGGTTTCGGTCTCACCACCGCCCAGTTGTTCGCCGACGGTGGCGCACGCGTCCTGGTCACCGGACGTGACCAGGAGGCGCTGGATGCCGCGCGCGGGCGGCTCGGTGACCGCGCGGTGGCGGTGCGCAGCGATGCCGGTTCGCTGGCCGACATCGAGGCGCTGGCCGACCGGGTGAAGACGGAGTTCGGGACGGTCGACGCCCTGTTCGTCAACGCGGGTGTCAACGGCTTCGCGCCGTTCGAGGCCACGACCGAGGAGATGTTCGACCAGCTCCTCGCCATCAACACCAAGGGCGCGTACTTCACGGTGCAGAAGCTCGCCCCGCTGCTCGCCGAGGGCAGCGGCGTGGTGCTCACCACGTCCGTCGCCAACGTCCTGGGGCTCCCGGCGCTCAGCGCGTACGCGGCCAGCAAGGCGGCCCTGCGCTCGATGACCCGCGGCATGGCCCGTGAACTGCTGCCGCGCGGCATCCGTGTCAACGCGGTCAGTCCCGGCCCGATCGACTCCGGGATCCTGGAGAAGTCGATGCCGGCCGAGGCCGCGGCCGAGACGAAGGCGGGCATGGCCGCGGAGAACCCCATGCGGCGCCTGGGCGGGACGGACGAGATCGCGCGGGCGGTCGCGTTCCTGGCCTTCGACGCCACCTTCACGACCGGCGCCGAACTCCCCGTGGACGGCGGCGGCTCCCAGCTCTGACGCGCACCGCGCGGCCGGTTATGCTCGCCGCGACGGCCGGGAGACCGCGGTGGACGGTACGGGCGCGCTCAGGGGGAGCCATGAAGACGGATGCGCAGTGGTACGTGCTCGTCGAGGCGGACGGCGGCTGGGGCACCGAGTCGGAATGGGTGCTGGCGGAGAAGCACCGTGTCGAGGGCAACCGGGAGGCGGCGCTGTCCCGCGCGGAGGAGATCTGCAGGACTCACCCCGTGCTCTGGGATCTTGAGGAGAGCGGACGGGCCGTCTTCCAGACCTCCGAGTCGAGCTGGCTGGTGGAGGTGACGCACGAGACGTGGAATGAGCACCTGGGCCGTCCTTCCACACTGACGGAGCACTTCCGGGTCACGGTCGGGCTTCTCGTCCACACCAGGGAGACCCCACCCGCCGCGCCGCCCGGCAAGAAGCCAGGCGTGCTGCGCCGTGCCTTCGGCGGCGAGCGGTAGCGGGTCCGGGCCGTTCACCGAGCGGCACGGTTGGTCCGATCCGTCGTGCGGGCGGAGTCCCCGGCCGGGCGGTAGTTCCCCACGGTGGCGGCGAGCCGTTCGAACCGCACGTTGCCGGTGGGGAACGGGCGGCTCAGCGCGCAGCCGTGGAGGTCGCCGTTCGGGTCGATGGTGGCGTGGTCGTAGTAGCAGCGTGAGCAGAGCCGCTGGACGGCGGCGCGGCTCGCCCGCCGGGGCCGCTCGACGCGCAGGTCGGTGACGCCGAGCGCGGTGAGTTCGGCGACGGCCCCGGCGATCCGCTGCTCCTCCGACGTCCTGACCAGGGTGACGCGGAGCGGGACGCCGAGGTCGAGCGCTCTGACGATGGTGGCCAAGGCGCGTCCGTGGCTGCCGGGTTCGCGGGTGATGCCGTCGTGCTCGGCCGGGTCGTCGCTGTAGTAGGTGAGGGAGAGACGCGCGCCGTCGATCGCCAGCCAGTGCCAGAGGTGGGGCGGCACGTTGGCGCGGACGGTGTGGACCTCGGCGGTGAGGCCGAGACGGAGGGCGTGCCGGAGGAGCGGGACCAGGTCGGGGGAGTGGGCTGGATCGTCGCCGCCGAACCGGACTTCGGGGATGCCGAGCACCGTCATGTCGTCCACGGCGGCCGTCCAGTCGGCGAGCGTCATGAGACCGGAACGGGCGTCACGGCCGGAGGCGAAGCACGGACGGCCCGTCAGCAGGAGTTCGACGCGGGGGATGCCGGGGGTCATGACGCTCGTCTCCGGGGGGCGGGGGCGGCCCCGGACCTGCCGGGGCCGACGGGGTGGGAACGCGGGGGTGTCACAGGTCGTACCGGTCCCCGAGGTGGGCGCGGATCTCCGCGTCGAGCCGCTCCCACTCCTCGAAAAGTTTCGCGAGGGCCGACGATTCGGCCTCCGGGGGCGGATCGGTGGGGAGTTCCGGCTCGGACTGCGGTCCGTCGGTGACGGTCATGGGCACCTGCCTTCTGTGCAGCACTGATGGCCACGTCGCGTAGTGCCTGCGGCGCTGCGCGTCATGTGCCGATAGTGGGGCGTGACGGGTCGCTTAGGCAAGTGTGCCTAGGCGATCGGTGTCGCAGGTTGACGTTTGGCATATGCCGCCGTTGTGACGGGTGTTGGCGGAGCGGCATCATGACGCACATGGCTCAAGCGGACATGCCCACCATGCGCAGCCGGCGGCTGGGCGGCGAACTGCGCCGTCTCCGGCTGGAGGCGGGGCTGAAGGTTCAGGACGCCGCGATCGCACTCGAATGCGGCCACCCGAAGATCTCGCAGATCGAGACCGGGAAACGCGGCATAAGGCAACTCGATCTGACGACGCTGCTCAAGCTGTACGGCGTCGAGGACGAGACACTGCGGCTCAGCCTCAAGAAACTGGCACGGGAGATCCACCGAGTGGACTGGTGGACCAAGGCCGGCCCGCTGCTGCACGACGAGCTGAAGGATTACCTGACGCTCGAGACGGACTCCGAACTGGTCCGTACCTACGAGACCATGGTCGTGCCAGGTCTCCTGCAGACGGAGGCGTACGCGCGGCAGATCATCGCGCCCGTTTCACCCGCCAGTGCGGACGCTCTCGTGGACACCAGGATGAAACGGAAGGTCCTACTGGATAACCGATCCCTCATCCTGCGCGCAGTGATCGATGTGCCAGCGCTGCACCGGATTCCAGGGGGCGATGCCACGGCGAGAGATCAGCTTAGGCATCTGTGCGACATGGCAGCGCGTCCTAACGTGACGGTCCAGGTCCTCCCGCTGGCCGCATCACTGCCGATTGACGAACTTCCACCGTTCACTGTGTTCTCACTGCGAGGTGAACCGAAGGCGTCGGTCGTGTGGTTGGAGCACCTGAGCGGAGCTACGCTGTTGGAACAGCAGCCGGACGTGTCACGCTACGGCCAGGCGTGGGACGAGCTGACCGCCTCCGCTCTGTCCCCGGCTGATTCGGTGAAGTACGTCCGCGATTTGCTCGACAAGGAACGATGACATGACTCCCACCGCCCGTGACTCCAAGGGCGCCGTTTGGCATACGAGCACGTACAGCAACAACGGCAGCGGTTGCATCGAGCGGGGTCGGCTCGGCGGTGGGCGTCAGGGTGTGCGGGACACGAAGGACCGGGCTCGGGGTGTGCTGACCTTCGAAGCCCCGGCGTGGGCGAGCTTCGTCGCCGCCGCGCAGCGCGGAGATCTCACGCGCTGACCGACGCCGCCGGCGACCGACACGGCCGCGCCGCCGCATCGACCGATGCGGCGGCGCGGCCGGACAGGATCAGGCCGTCCAGGTGGCGACGTCGTGGTAGGCCCGGCCGCCGTCCTTCGCCAGGAAGACCGTGAACTCGTACTGGTGGCCCTCCGTCATGTCGAACGGGTAGCCCTGGGAGGCCCGGCGCTCGGCGCAGTTGCCGTTGCCACCGACCTGGAACGTGTAGGAGTTGTCCCAGGCCACCTTGCGGATGATCTGGACCCCCACGGCCCAGCCGTCCGCCTCGATGTCGCAGATCCGGACGATGTCGCCGTACGCCTCGAACTGGAGCCTGCCGCCCGGGTCCCCGTCATCCGTGTGCAGCGTGTGGTCCCAGGTGATCGCCTGCGCGGACGGCGAGGCGAGGACCGGGGTCACGGCCGCCACAAGGGCGACGACCCCAGCGCGGAGGGCCGTCTTGCGCGAGAACTTCCACATGTGTTCGCTTCTCCAGCTTCTGGTCGGCAGACGCGACCCGGCGGATCGCGTGGGACGGGAGCCTAGAGAGATCGTTCGCACGAAGGAACGGTTCGCGCACGCCGTCGGCAAAATTTGAGGTACATCAAGAATTCACCTGCTGTTCAAGCAGGTTGAGTTCTCAACCACGGCGAATCGCGAAGGCGCGCGGCGGTCAGGCGTCGTTGCCGGCCAGGAGCAGGGAACGCACCCGCCGCAGCGTCCCCTCGTCGCGGGCGACGGCGAACGGCAGGGCGTTCCCACCCGACGGGCGGAACGTCCCGCCGTCCAGCGTGCGGTGCGTGCCGCCGGCCTCCGACACCAGCAGCAGACCGGCCGTGTGGTCCCACGCGAACTGCCAGTCGAACGCCAGGGCGTCCACCCGCCCGGCCGCCACGGCGAGGTACTCGAGCCCGGCCGCCCCGCACGCGCGCTGCGCCAGGCCGTCCGTCCACAGCGCCGACAGCGCCCGCTTCTGCTCGTCGGTGGTGAAGTCCGGGTGCGAACACGCCACCTCCAGGACCTTGCCCGGCTCGGGCGAACCCGCCCGCAGCGGCTCACCGTCCAGCCACGCGCCCTCACCGCGCCGCGCGTGGGCGAGCTGCCCGGTCACCGGGGCCAGCGTCCACGACGCGATCACCTCGTCCCGCACGACCAGGGAGACGAGCGTCGCGAAGCCGGCCTCGCCCCGTACGAACTGGCGCGTGCCGTCCACGGGATCGACGACCCACACGGGCGCGTCCCCGCCCAGCGCGGCGTACCGCCTCGGGTCGTCGGACACGGCCTCCTCGCCGACGACGACCGAGCCGGGCAGCAGCGCCGTCAGGTCGCGGGTGAGCCGCCGCTCCGCGTCCCGGTCGGCGACCGTCACGGGATCGTGCGGCCCGCTCTTGGTCGCCACCTCGTCGTCGGCCAGCCGCCGCCAGCGCGGCATGATCTCCGCCTCGGCAGCCGTGCGCACGGCCTCCTCGACTCGTTCCAGCAGCTTGTCATCGACCATGCCTCTATCGAAACACGCTGCTCAGCGCCACAACCGCCACCCCCACCCACGGGATGCCGGCGCCGGCCTGCGCCCGGTGGGATAGGCTCGCGGTCATGAAAACCGGGACGGCATCGCGCCACACACGGATCGGTGACCCGGTGCTCTTCTGAGCGCCGTACGGGCCGCTGACGGTCCGCTGTCCGATCGGGAAGTCCGCGCCGCCGCGCGTGCCCCGCCCCCGTCGTGTTGAACACAAGCTCGACACATCGACCACGACGGGAGAGCCCATGCTCACCAAGACCTTGCACATCCCCACCGCAGACGGCCAGGCCGACGCGTTCGCCGTCGTCCCCGACCGAGGCGGGCGGCACCCGGGCGTGCTGATGTACGCGGACGGTTTCGGTATCCGGCCCGTGCTGCGGGAGATGGCCCGCGAACTGGCCGGGCACGGGTACTACGTGCTCGTCCCCAACCTCTTCCACCGGCACGGTCCGGTGCCGGTGCTCGAACTTCCCGAGCACATCGGAGAAGACGTCAGGCCCGCGCTCATGGCCCAGGTGATGCCCCTGATCGAGGCGCACACCACCGAACGGGTCCTGAGCGACGCCGACGCCTACCTCGAATTCCTCACCACTCGGCCCGAGGTCGCCACCGGACCGGTCGCGGTGACCGGATACTGCATAGGCGGCCTTTACGCGATGCGGACCGCCGCGGCCCACCCCGGCAAGGTGGCCGCCCTCGCCGCTTTCCACGCCCCCGTGAGCGCGGACGGCCCGGACGCCTTCGCCGCGATCACCGCCCAGGTCCACTTCGGCCACGCCGAGAGCGACCTCACACCCGAAGCCTTCGGCCAACTCAACCGGGCCTTGGCCGCCGCGAAGATCGACCACACGTCCGAGATTTACCCCGGCACCGTCCACGGGTTCACCATGGCGGACACCGACGCCTTCGACCCCGCCGGCCTGCGGCGCCACTGGGAGCGACTGCTTCCCCTTCTCGACCGCACACTGATCGGGAACAACTGACCGAGCGGGCGGATCGGGCTTGCCCGACCGGCGGTGGAGCGGTGGCCGCCCCGCTCCACCGCCGGTCGGACCCCGGGCGCGTCGTCAGCCGTCGATCACCTCGGTGTTCTGGCAGGCGACCAGACGCCACCGGCCGTTCTCCTTAGCCATCACGTACATGGGCGTCCCCGGGTTGCCGTCCGGCTCGCCGGACGAGGTCCAGTACTGTGCCCGGACCTTGACGGCGGCGACGTCCGGGCGGATGAACAGGACGTACTCGACCTCGTACGTCACCGTGCCGTCCGTCATCGCCCCCGGCAGCACCCGGTGCGTGAACTCCGAGATCGCCGCGCGGCCGAACAGGCGCTTGCCGTGCCCCGTCGTCCAGATCGCGTCGTCACGGAACAGGCCGACGAACTCGTCCGGCAGCTCGTGCCGCTGCGAATGCTCCAGTGTCGCCACGACCTGCCCGATCGCCTCGATCTCGGCGGCCTCGTCCGTCTCTCGCGTCGTGTCCATGCGGTCGATCATGGAACCTCAAGGGTCCTTGAAGTCAAGTGGCCGGGACGGCGGTCCGGCCCGGAACGCCCCGGTCAGCAGATGGTCACCCGACGCAGGTAGGGCCACGTCCTCGGCCCGACGATGCCGTCGGTCTCCAGGACCTGCCTGCCGCAGAGCTTGTTGACCGTGGCCTGGAACAGCCGCGCGGCGGCCTGCGAGTTGCTGCCGAAGATCCCGTCGACCGTCCCCGTGTTGAACCCCCTGTGGCGCAGCAGGCACTGCGCCTCAAGGTCCGCGTCCGTCACCGACGACGAACCTCGGCGTGACGCTCTCGCCGCTGTAGTACCCGGCGTAGTACTTGCCTGTGCCGGCGCGGGTCTTGACGTAACACGCGTACGCCTGCGCGCTCGCGTCGGTGGCCGCCGACGACGTCGCCGTCAGGCCGGACAGGAGCAGGACGCACACACCCGCCGCCACACCGAACTTCGTTCCCCACCGCATGGGACGACCTCCACGGTCGTGGCCGGGTCCGGGCATCGAGGCCGTCCCCCGCCGCGTCCCCGCCCCGAGTCCCGCGCCGGTACCGGAACCCCCACGCGCCACCCCGGGCGGGCTGTCGGGACCATCCTGGCGAAGGCCGCTTCCACGGCGCTTTCCTCACCTGCCCCGCCGGCGGTCACCGGCCGACGGCGTACCCCTGCATGCCGCGCGGGTTCGCCGCCGCCGACAGGCGGCCCGTCTCCGGGTCACGCGCCACCGCGCACAGCCGGCCCTCCGACCACGGATCGCCGACGGTCACGAGGTGCCCGCGCCGCCGCAGCTCCGCGACGGTGTCCTCGCCGACGCGCGACTCCACCGTCACGCTGCCCGGCACCGTGGCGCGCGGGTAGAACGAGCTGGGGAAGGAGTCCTGGTGCCAGTTCGGCGCGTCGATCGCGCCCTGCAGGTCGAGACCGCCGCGCACCTCCGGGCGCAGCGTCACCGCCAGGAAGAAATGCGTCTGCCACTGGTCCTGCTGGTCCCCGCCCGGCGTGCCGAACGCCAGCACCGGCTCCCCGCCGCGCAGCGCCAGCGACGGGCTGAGCGTGGT
Proteins encoded:
- a CDS encoding glycerate kinase, whose protein sequence is MTDRLTDGATAAPRVLIAADKFKGSLTAAEVAEHTAAGILAARPGARITALPVADGGDGTVDAAVAAGFEPHEAEVTDPLGAPVRAVFALRGDVAVVEMAQASGLVLLPPGTFAPLTATTFGTGELITAALDAGARTIVLGVGGSATTDGGAGMLTALGARFLDADGDPLPHGGGALRDLATADLSGLDARLKDTAVVLASDVDNPLTGPTGAAAVYGPQKGAGADDVAALDAALGTLARILERTEGARAADLARAPGAGAAGGIGYGALVGLGAAFRPGIEVLLDVLGFEAALAGADLVVTGEGSLDTQTLHGKAPAGVAAAARAAGKPVVAVCGRLAIDGDALRGTGIAAAYPLTALEPDPERCMAEAGPLLERAARRLAEEQL
- a CDS encoding SgcJ/EcaC family oxidoreductase, which gives rise to MDTTRETDEAAEIEAIGQVVATLEHSQRHELPDEFVGLFRDDAIWTTGHGKRLFGRAAISEFTHRVLPGAMTDGTVTYEVEYVLFIRPDVAAVKVRAQYWTSSGEPDGNPGTPMYVMAKENGRWRLVACQNTEVIDG
- a CDS encoding inositol monophosphatase family protein, with translation MVDDKLLERVEEAVRTAAEAEIMPRWRRLADDEVATKSGPHDPVTVADRDAERRLTRDLTALLPGSVVVGEEAVSDDPRRYAALGGDAPVWVVDPVDGTRQFVRGEAGFATLVSLVVRDEVIASWTLAPVTGQLAHARRGEGAWLDGEPLRAGSPEPGKVLEVACSHPDFTTDEQKRALSALWTDGLAQRACGAAGLEYLAVAAGRVDALAFDWQFAWDHTAGLLLVSEAGGTHRTLDGGTFRPSGGNALPFAVARDEGTLRRVRSLLLAGNDA
- a CDS encoding LysR family transcriptional regulator, giving the protein MADAAVDLDLRLVRYFTVVAEHLNFGRAAAALHLAQPSLSRQIQRLEDVLGVRLLDRTPQGSRLTPAGAAFLPQAQALLGTARQAALAARAAAPSRAITVGYVEDLVVSPAVRDLRRRHPGAHVRTRHLDWDEAGALPDRRVDVLLIRTPLPIPDDGLETTVLYDEPRVLLVPADHPLAGRESVTPGDFGDAPLVACAGMAAVWNGFWRLEPRPDGGRAPLGPLLVDTFEDKLEVVADGRAIAVVPAGDRRLTLRDDLTTVPIEGIEPCQVVVATRAGDRNPLVADFLRSARETLAPGA
- a CDS encoding DUF397 domain-containing protein — protein: MTPTARDSKGAVWHTSTYSNNGSGCIERGRLGGGRQGVRDTKDRARGVLTFEAPAWASFVAAAQRGDLTR
- a CDS encoding NAD(P)/FAD-dependent oxidoreductase, whose translation is MRDAVVVGAGPNGLTAAVELARRGMSVEVFEAMETVGGGARTEELTLPGFRHDPCSAAHPMGAGSPAFAAMPLERYGLTWLHGELAMAQPMDDGTAVVLARSAAETAASLGPRDAGTYRRLVAPFEGRWDTLAGDFLKVPWDGVPRDPLTLARLGLVGVQPVAGLMRRFRDDRARALFAGLGGHAIAPVGTPMTAGMALVFALAAHARGWPVARGGSQSISDALAAYLADLGGTVHTGFEVRRLDELPPARAYVFDTSPTALARIAGLGGAYAGYRYGASVFKIDYALDGPVPWTAPEARRATTVHVGASSREIAVALKAAATTDRAPVRPFLITTQPTLVDPGRAPEGKHVFWVYGHVPNGWEGDLTDAVERQLERFAPGFRDLVLARAVAGPADLARRNANYVGGDIATGAFRGLQTMFRPRVAFNPYATPHPAVFICSSAAWPGPGVHGMSGHNAAKAVWRRLGLSTRRG
- a CDS encoding radical SAM protein; this encodes MTPGIPRVELLLTGRPCFASGRDARSGLMTLADWTAAVDDMTVLGIPEVRFGGDDPAHSPDLVPLLRHALRLGLTAEVHTVRANVPPHLWHWLAIDGARLSLTYYSDDPAEHDGITREPGSHGRALATIVRALDLGVPLRVTLVRTSEEQRIAGAVAELTALGVTDLRVERPRRASRAAVQRLCSRCYYDHATIDPNGDLHGCALSRPFPTGNVRFERLAATVGNYRPAGDSARTTDRTNRAAR
- a CDS encoding helix-turn-helix transcriptional regulator — protein: MAQADMPTMRSRRLGGELRRLRLEAGLKVQDAAIALECGHPKISQIETGKRGIRQLDLTTLLKLYGVEDETLRLSLKKLAREIHRVDWWTKAGPLLHDELKDYLTLETDSELVRTYETMVVPGLLQTEAYARQIIAPVSPASADALVDTRMKRKVLLDNRSLILRAVIDVPALHRIPGGDATARDQLRHLCDMAARPNVTVQVLPLAASLPIDELPPFTVFSLRGEPKASVVWLEHLSGATLLEQQPDVSRYGQAWDELTASALSPADSVKYVRDLLDKER
- a CDS encoding dienelactone hydrolase family protein: MLTKTLHIPTADGQADAFAVVPDRGGRHPGVLMYADGFGIRPVLREMARELAGHGYYVLVPNLFHRHGPVPVLELPEHIGEDVRPALMAQVMPLIEAHTTERVLSDADAYLEFLTTRPEVATGPVAVTGYCIGGLYAMRTAAAHPGKVAALAAFHAPVSADGPDAFAAITAQVHFGHAESDLTPEAFGQLNRALAAAKIDHTSEIYPGTVHGFTMADTDAFDPAGLRRHWERLLPLLDRTLIGNN
- a CDS encoding peptidoglycan-binding domain-containing protein; translation: MTDADLEAQCLLRHRGFNTGTVDGIFGSNSQAAARLFQATVNKLCGRQVLETDGIVGPRTWPYLRRVTIC
- a CDS encoding SDR family oxidoreductase yields the protein MSAYEGKNIVITGGSSGFGLTTAQLFADGGARVLVTGRDQEALDAARGRLGDRAVAVRSDAGSLADIEALADRVKTEFGTVDALFVNAGVNGFAPFEATTEEMFDQLLAINTKGAYFTVQKLAPLLAEGSGVVLTTSVANVLGLPALSAYAASKAALRSMTRGMARELLPRGIRVNAVSPGPIDSGILEKSMPAEAAAETKAGMAAENPMRRLGGTDEIARAVAFLAFDATFTTGAELPVDGGGSQL